In Blautia sp. SC05B48, a single genomic region encodes these proteins:
- a CDS encoding anti-sigma factor family protein: MNCRIAEGMVNRYIDHTLPLNDLEDFLEHIEKCSSCYDELATYFIVHKAMQQLDEKREDSVLDFKELLEEDIRKSKRYIRKKKFHRAIAAVAVCVLIAALVVFLVFVILELKEGI, from the coding sequence ATGAATTGTCGTATTGCAGAGGGAATGGTTAATAGATATATCGATCATACGTTGCCGTTGAATGATCTGGAGGATTTTCTGGAGCATATTGAGAAGTGTTCCTCCTGCTACGATGAGCTTGCCACATATTTCATTGTACATAAGGCCATGCAGCAGCTGGATGAGAAACGGGAAGATTCTGTTCTGGATTTTAAGGAGCTTCTGGAAGAGGATATCCGAAAATCCAAAAGGTATATCCGAAAAAAGAAATTTCACAGAGCGATCGCTGCAGTGGCAGTCTGTGTTCTGATCGCAGCACTGGTGGTCTTTCTTGTTTTTGTGATCCTGGAACTGAAGGAGGGAATTTGA
- a CDS encoding DegV family protein, whose protein sequence is MKSIAIVTDSNCGMSPAQAKDLGIYMLPMPFFIDDKEYLEDIDMNQSEFFQHLEQNPGCRVSTSQPTPESVTTLWDKLLKDYDEIVHIPMSSGLSSSMQTARMLAEDYDGRVRVVNNQRISGTLRYSAIEAVQQAKNGLSADEIGTWLEETRFDSSIYITVATLKYLKQGGRITPAAAAIGTMLRLKPVLQIQGEKLDAFSKARTMTQAKNTMTKAIKDDIADRFGEKINLDVIHSHNLEAAEEFRKEVLTTFPNIGEVNIFPLSLSVSCHIGPGSLALTCSKVHPEIW, encoded by the coding sequence ATGAAATCTATAGCAATCGTTACAGACAGTAACTGCGGCATGTCTCCCGCTCAGGCAAAAGACCTTGGCATCTACATGCTTCCAATGCCGTTTTTTATAGATGATAAGGAATATCTGGAAGACATTGACATGAACCAATCAGAATTCTTTCAGCATCTTGAACAAAATCCAGGCTGCAGAGTTTCCACATCCCAGCCCACACCGGAATCCGTCACTACCCTCTGGGACAAGCTGCTCAAAGACTACGACGAGATCGTACATATCCCCATGTCCAGCGGTCTCTCCAGCTCCATGCAGACTGCCCGTATGCTTGCAGAAGACTATGATGGCCGTGTACGTGTCGTAAATAACCAGAGGATCTCCGGAACCTTACGTTACTCTGCCATCGAGGCTGTCCAGCAGGCTAAAAACGGTCTCTCTGCCGATGAGATCGGAACCTGGCTGGAAGAAACCCGCTTCGACTCCAGCATCTATATCACTGTAGCTACTCTGAAGTACCTGAAACAGGGCGGCCGCATCACTCCTGCTGCAGCAGCCATCGGAACCATGCTCCGTCTGAAGCCGGTTCTGCAGATTCAGGGCGAAAAGCTGGACGCCTTCTCCAAGGCCCGCACCATGACTCAGGCAAAAAACACTATGACTAAAGCCATCAAAGATGACATTGCAGACCGCTTCGGAGAAAAGATCAACCTGGATGTCATCCACTCCCACAACCTGGAAGCGGCCGAAGAATTCCGAAAAGAAGTCCTCACCACCTTCCCAAACATCGGTGAAGTCAACATCTTCCCTCTCTCCCTGAGCGTTTCCTGCCACATCGGCCCCGGAAGCCTTGCTCTCACCTGCTCCAAGGTACACCCGGAAATCTGGTAA
- the ftsH gene encoding ATP-dependent zinc metalloprotease FtsH yields the protein MNLNSKKPEKRPLYVYYIIAVVIIVLLNVFALPALSERSVKETDYTTFLKAVDRGKVYEATLNSDYIYYTMKVDGNDVYCKTVSVDDQDLVSHLYDAGVSIEGTAPQRQSLLLSLILGYVLPIAIFVLLGRWLSKKMMSSMGSGGPGGMMSFGKSNAKVYVKSSTGIKFSDVAGEDEAKELLTEIVDFLHNPEKYREIGASMPKGALLVGPPGTGKTLLAKAVAGEAEVPFFSISGSEFVEMFVGMGAAKVRDLFKQANEKAPCIVFIDEIDTIGKKRDGSGMGGGNDEREQTLNQLLTEMDGFDGSKGVVILAATNRPDSLDPALLRPGRFDRRIPVELPDLQGREEILKVHAKKIKIADTVRFDEIAKAAVGASGAELANIVNEAALRAVRDGRKFATQADFEESIEVVIAGYQKKNRVLSNKEKLIVSYHEVGHALVAAKQTDSAPVHKITIIPRTSGALGYTMQVDEQEHFLMSKEELENKIATFTGGRAAEELIFHSITTGASNDIEQATKIARAMISRYGMSDDFDMVAMENVSNQYLGGDASLTCSFETQTLLDKKVVELVRREHEKATKILTDNIGKLHEIAKYLYEHETITGEEFMKILNEAPVEIEDTQEN from the coding sequence ATGAATCTGAATTCCAAAAAACCAGAGAAGCGGCCGCTGTATGTATATTATATCATTGCGGTCGTCATTATTGTTCTGCTGAATGTTTTTGCTCTTCCTGCTCTTTCTGAGAGAAGTGTAAAAGAAACCGATTACACCACCTTTCTGAAAGCCGTAGACAGAGGAAAAGTATATGAGGCAACCCTTAATTCCGATTACATTTATTATACTATGAAAGTGGATGGAAATGATGTCTATTGCAAGACGGTATCTGTAGATGATCAGGATCTTGTATCACATCTTTACGATGCAGGAGTAAGTATAGAGGGAACTGCACCCCAGAGGCAGTCATTGCTTTTGTCTCTGATCCTGGGATATGTACTTCCGATCGCGATCTTTGTTCTTCTGGGACGCTGGCTCAGCAAGAAGATGATGAGCTCCATGGGCAGCGGAGGACCGGGAGGAATGATGTCCTTTGGCAAAAGCAATGCCAAGGTTTATGTGAAATCCTCTACGGGAATCAAATTTTCAGATGTTGCCGGTGAGGATGAAGCCAAGGAGCTTTTGACGGAAATTGTAGATTTCCTTCATAATCCGGAGAAATACAGAGAGATCGGTGCTTCCATGCCGAAGGGTGCCCTTCTTGTAGGCCCTCCAGGAACCGGTAAAACCCTTCTTGCCAAGGCAGTTGCCGGTGAGGCGGAGGTTCCGTTTTTCTCAATTTCCGGTTCGGAATTTGTGGAGATGTTTGTTGGTATGGGTGCTGCCAAGGTACGTGATCTTTTTAAACAGGCCAATGAGAAAGCACCATGTATCGTATTTATTGATGAGATCGATACCATCGGCAAGAAACGTGACGGCTCCGGAATGGGCGGCGGAAACGATGAGCGTGAACAGACACTGAACCAGCTTCTGACAGAGATGGACGGTTTTGACGGTTCCAAGGGTGTTGTGATCTTGGCAGCTACCAACCGACCGGATTCCCTTGACCCTGCACTTCTTCGTCCTGGACGTTTTGACAGAAGGATCCCGGTTGAGCTTCCGGATCTTCAGGGGCGTGAGGAAATCCTGAAGGTCCATGCCAAGAAGATCAAAATTGCGGACACAGTCCGGTTTGATGAAATTGCCAAGGCGGCCGTCGGGGCCTCCGGTGCGGAGCTTGCCAATATTGTCAACGAGGCAGCTCTCCGTGCAGTCCGCGACGGACGGAAATTTGCCACACAGGCGGATTTTGAAGAAAGTATCGAAGTTGTTATTGCCGGATATCAGAAAAAGAATCGTGTACTTTCCAATAAGGAAAAACTGATCGTTTCTTATCATGAGGTTGGTCATGCACTGGTTGCTGCCAAGCAGACAGATTCTGCACCGGTCCATAAGATCACGATCATTCCACGTACCTCCGGTGCACTGGGATATACCATGCAGGTGGATGAACAGGAACATTTCCTGATGAGTAAGGAAGAACTGGAGAATAAGATCGCTACATTTACAGGCGGCCGTGCAGCGGAAGAGCTGATCTTCCATTCTATTACTACCGGTGCCTCCAATGATATTGAGCAGGCGACCAAGATTGCCAGAGCGATGATCAGCAGGTATGGTATGAGTGATGATTTTGACATGGTTGCCATGGAAAATGTGAGCAATCAGTATCTTGGCGGAGACGCAAGTCTCACCTGTTCCTTTGAGACGCAGACGCTTCTGGATAAGAAGGTTGTGGAGCTTGTAAGACGGGAGCATGAAAAGGCTACGAAGATCCTGACGGATAATATCGGAAAGCTTCATGAGATTGCCAAGTATCTGTATGAGCATGAGACGATTACCGGTGAGGAGTTTATGAAGATCCTGAATGAAGCACCGGTGGAGATTGAGGATACACAGGAAAATTAA
- a CDS encoding MATE family efflux transporter, producing the protein MEKDKSFLGTEPVGKLLLRLALPTVAAQLINMLYNIVDRIYIGHIPGEGALALTGVGVCMPLIMVVSAFAALVGNGGAPRASIFMGKNDTSKAEQTLGNCFTMQIIISLILTVILFLGNRILLLAFGASANTIDYAVGYMNIYAVGTIFVQLTLGMNNFITAQGFAKTGMLSVLIGAISNIILDPVFIFGFHMGVRGAALATVISQAFSCIWVLSFLFGKKTFLKLRKSTMKLKADIILPCMALGSSLFVMQLSESVISVCYNSSLLKYGGDVAVGAMTILTSVMQFAMLPLQGLGQGAQPIISYNYGARNEKRVRSTFKLLVKTSVSYSVILWLIIMIFPQLFAGMFTSDSTLLVFTKTALRIYMAVVFIFGIQIACQMTFISLGRAKDSIIVAIVRKFVLVIPLIYILPHIFRSDRTNAVYMAEPVADILAVTFTAILFFFEFRKALAEISGSRNQ; encoded by the coding sequence ATGGAAAAAGACAAAAGCTTTTTAGGAACCGAGCCTGTCGGAAAGCTGCTTCTGCGGCTTGCACTTCCTACAGTTGCCGCACAGCTCATCAATATGCTCTACAATATCGTCGACCGTATCTATATTGGTCATATTCCCGGAGAGGGTGCTCTTGCCCTTACCGGTGTAGGTGTCTGTATGCCGCTTATCATGGTCGTATCCGCCTTTGCTGCTCTTGTCGGAAACGGAGGCGCTCCCAGAGCCAGCATCTTTATGGGTAAAAATGACACGTCAAAAGCCGAACAGACTCTCGGAAACTGCTTCACCATGCAGATCATCATCTCCCTGATCCTGACTGTTATCCTGTTTCTCGGAAACCGCATCCTTCTCCTTGCATTCGGCGCCAGTGCAAACACCATCGACTATGCGGTGGGTTACATGAATATCTATGCAGTAGGAACTATTTTTGTACAGCTGACTCTTGGCATGAATAATTTCATCACAGCCCAGGGATTCGCAAAAACCGGAATGCTCTCTGTACTGATCGGTGCGATCTCCAACATTATTCTGGATCCGGTTTTTATTTTCGGATTCCACATGGGTGTCCGGGGCGCTGCTCTGGCAACGGTGATCTCCCAGGCATTTTCCTGCATCTGGGTCCTCTCATTCCTCTTTGGAAAAAAGACCTTCCTGAAGCTTCGGAAAAGCACCATGAAACTGAAAGCCGATATCATTCTGCCCTGTATGGCTCTTGGCTCTTCTCTCTTTGTCATGCAGCTCAGTGAAAGCGTTATCTCTGTCTGCTACAACTCCTCCCTCTTAAAATACGGCGGGGATGTTGCCGTAGGAGCCATGACCATCCTTACCAGCGTCATGCAGTTTGCCATGCTTCCTCTTCAGGGACTTGGTCAGGGTGCACAGCCTATCATCAGCTACAACTATGGTGCACGTAACGAAAAACGTGTACGTTCTACATTTAAGCTTCTTGTAAAAACAAGTGTTTCTTATTCCGTAATCCTGTGGCTGATCATTATGATCTTCCCGCAGCTCTTTGCCGGAATGTTTACTTCGGACAGTACATTACTTGTTTTCACAAAGACAGCTCTCCGGATCTATATGGCAGTTGTGTTTATCTTTGGTATCCAGATTGCCTGCCAGATGACCTTTATCTCCCTTGGCAGAGCCAAAGATTCCATCATCGTGGCTATTGTTCGAAAATTTGTTCTGGTCATCCCGCTGATCTATATTCTGCCCCATATTTTCCGTTCTGACCGGACAAATGCAGTTTATATGGCCGAGCCGGTTGCGGATATCCTGGCTGTTACATTTACCGCCATCCTGTTTTTCTTTGAGTTTAGAAAAGCCCTGGCAGAAATCTCCGGCAGCCGGAATCAGTAA
- a CDS encoding diaminopimelate decarboxylase, whose protein sequence is MKKEPFVTLEKLNEITEKFPTPFHLYDEKGIRENAKALKEAFAWNKGFKEFFAVKATPNPYLINILQEYGCGCDCSSETELMMAKAVGCKKGDIMFSSNDTPEKEFRYADEIGGIINLDDITHIESVEKALGKIPEVISCRYNPGGVFKISNGIMDNPGDAKYGMTTEQIFDAFRILKSKGAKEFGIHAFLASNTVTNDYYPMLAKVMFELAVKLQKETGAHIKFINLSGGIGIPYKPDQEPNDIRVIGEGVRKVYEEVLVPEGMGDVAIYTELGRFMMGPYGCLVTKAIHEKHTHKEYIGVDACAVNLMRPAMYGAYHHITVMGKENEPCDHKYDVTGSLCENNDKFAIDRMLPKIDKGDLLVIHDTGAHGFAMGYNYNGKLKSAEILLHEDGSFEMIRRAETPRDYFATFDCFPVFEKLLQDEDELK, encoded by the coding sequence ATGAAAAAAGAACCATTTGTGACACTTGAGAAACTCAACGAGATTACTGAAAAGTTTCCGACACCCTTCCATCTCTATGATGAGAAAGGAATCCGTGAGAATGCAAAAGCCCTGAAAGAGGCTTTTGCATGGAACAAAGGATTCAAGGAATTTTTTGCGGTAAAGGCAACACCGAATCCATATCTGATCAATATTCTGCAGGAGTATGGCTGTGGCTGCGACTGCTCCTCAGAAACAGAACTTATGATGGCCAAGGCAGTAGGCTGCAAAAAGGGCGATATCATGTTTTCTTCCAATGACACACCGGAGAAAGAGTTCAGATATGCAGATGAGATCGGTGGAATCATCAACCTTGATGACATCACACATATTGAGAGCGTAGAGAAAGCTCTCGGGAAAATCCCGGAAGTGATCAGCTGCCGTTACAATCCAGGTGGAGTATTCAAGATCAGTAACGGTATCATGGATAATCCCGGAGATGCAAAATACGGAATGACTACCGAGCAGATCTTTGACGCATTCCGTATCCTAAAATCCAAAGGTGCCAAAGAGTTCGGAATCCATGCATTCCTTGCAAGCAACACAGTGACCAATGACTATTATCCAATGCTTGCAAAGGTTATGTTTGAGCTTGCCGTGAAGCTTCAGAAAGAGACAGGTGCACACATTAAATTCATCAACCTTTCCGGTGGTATCGGAATTCCTTATAAACCGGATCAGGAGCCAAACGATATCCGTGTGATCGGTGAGGGTGTCCGAAAGGTTTATGAAGAAGTCCTTGTTCCGGAAGGAATGGGTGATGTTGCGATCTATACAGAGCTTGGCCGTTTCATGATGGGACCGTATGGCTGCCTTGTCACAAAAGCGATCCATGAGAAACATACACATAAAGAATATATCGGCGTAGATGCCTGCGCAGTAAATCTGATGCGTCCGGCTATGTATGGTGCTTATCATCACATTACGGTTATGGGTAAGGAGAACGAGCCGTGCGATCATAAATATGATGTGACAGGTTCCCTCTGTGAGAATAATGATAAATTTGCCATTGACCGTATGCTTCCGAAAATCGATAAGGGAGATCTTCTTGTGATCCATGATACAGGTGCTCATGGTTTTGCAATGGGCTACAACTACAATGGTAAACTGAAATCTGCAGAGATCCTTCTTCATGAGGACGGCAGCTTTGAGATGATCCGTCGTGCCGAGACACCGAGAGATTATTTTGCAACATTTGACTGCTTCCCTGTTTTTGAGAAACTTCTTCAGGATGAAGACGAATTGAAATAA